Part of the Acidobacteriota bacterium genome, TACTTGTTCTTGATCCTGGCAGCTTCAAACTTGATTTATTCGTTCTCCATGCTCAGTGATTCGGTGCTTCTGTACTGCCATCGCCCCAATCTGTCGCTCTCTATCTCGCTGCTGGGGGGTCTAGTCTCGGTACTCTCGAACGTCTGGTTGGTCCCCTCCCTGAGGATCTATGGGGCGGTTTTATCTGTCCTCTTGACCTCATCGGTTGTCGCCATGGCGACGTTCTTAGTGGCGCGGAAGATGATGGCCTTTCGCATCGAGGCGTCGCTTTGGTGGTATGTGCTGGGCTCCGCAGCCGTCGTCGCGTTCAGCGTGTTCCTGAACGGTCGTTTGGGGATGGTTCCAGGTCTCTTGGTAAAGTTCTTGCTGGTCGGACTGCTGGTGACTCCAATCGTCAGGCGGCTGCGCCCGGTTGCCTCTGGTGCCGCGGCGAGTTCGACTGGCTGATGGATGGAACCTCGAGCGGGCCTATGCTGAGAGCTAAAGCCTATATCAACAAGCTTCGCCGCTTCACGCGAGGACGCCAGATCTGGCGTCGCAACGCGGCCGCGTTTGAGCGGTTCGTGCGCAGCTGGCTTGCAGCTAACGCGCGGACGCAGGATGCGAGTGCGAGGGGCGCGGTCGTGGTCCAACCCTGGCTGATGACCGCTGTGCCCTGGTACTCCATCGCTCTCGGGCTGTTCCTTGCCCAGAGAACAGGCAAGGCCGTGACATTTATTTGCGACGACCTGCCGTTCGGCAACCAAGCGCGGGAATGGCAGATAGTGCTGGACAGCATCCGCAAGGTCCTCACGTTGGTGGGAGAACGGTTTCCCGTCCTCTGGCTGAGTGACTTTGCCCACGCCGCCGGGGAAGGGCTGCCGCCTTCTCCGCGCAGCCGGCGCCTCGCAATCTTCAACGCGATCTGGTTTCTGCGCGGCGAGACCAAACAAGAGGGTAGGGAGCACTATCGTGCCTTGACCGAGGCGCAACTGCGAAACGCCGAAGCGGGCATTGCGAGCCTGCTGGCGCAGCGCCGGTTCGACTACCTTGTGGTTGCGGGCGGGATGTATAGCTCGAGTGGATTGTGGTATGAGATCGGACGAGAGCGAGCCATTCGCGTTTGCACATTTGACTCCGGAGGGCCGGGCACGTCGATGCTGTCTACCGACGGCATCGCGGCCCAACTCACTGACGTGCCACATGCGCTGGCAAAGCTTCCGCAGGAGCCGACGCTTCGCGAAGCGATCCTCACCGAGGCATCCGCGGAACTGCATCGCCGCCGCGCCGGCGTGGACAAGTTCGGATCCCAGGTCGCAGCTTTGGGTTCCACGCTCCCGGGCGATGACCGCCCGGTCGTGATCGCTTTGAATTCCTCGTGGGATACATCGGCACTCGGCCGGAACCCGGTCTTCGAGAACAGCACGCAATGGCTGGTGGAGACGGTGGAGTGGTTGCTGGCGAACACGAAGGAAACGGTGGTGGTGCGACAGCACCCGGCGGAGCGCTTGAAGATCGCGCGTACCAGTGATGATTACCGCAAGCTCTTATCGAGCAGCGTCGGTGCTCATCCCCGCCTGAGGTTTGTGGCCCCGTCGGATCCAGTGAACACGTACGAGCTGCTGGAGCGCGCGAAGGTGGTCCTGGTGCATACCTCCACGGTGGGCATAGAAGCGGCGGCAATAAAGAAGACGGTCCTCACCGCCTCGGACTCGTATTATGCCGCACTGGGATTTGTGCTTAAGGCAGGCAGCCGGAAAGAGTACTTTGACATGCTGGGCCAGGCGATCCACGGCGCGCACCCAGTGACGAACGAACAAGCCGAGACCGCCATGTGCTGCTACTACCTCGCACAGTGCTCGAACTGGGTTGCGGGCGATTTCGGCCCCGAAAGTTTCGCGGCCTGGGGGAACCTGCCTCCCGAAGAGTTGTATAGGAGCGGAGTCGTTCAGGACGTGCTGACCGCCATCGATGAGAATATTCCCATCGCCCTTCTGCAATTGCCCCAGCACCGCAGACCGAAAGCGATGGCGAAGTGACACCGCGGTACCGTGGCGGAGGCGCATGACGCCAACGACCAACGACTGCGCGAAGCCGTAGCCCTCGAAGGAGGACTTGGACATTGTTCTCGCGTGTGATGACGTTGCTCTACAGCTGGATGATCGGCCGCAGAGTCGCGAGTTGGGGCAAGAGATCGCGTATCCGGCCACCGGCGACGGTGGTCGGCCCTGGCGGCATCCAGGTTGGCGACAACGTGCTCATCCGTGAGTACTCGTGGCTCAACAGCAAAGGAAGACGCAGCGACGGCGGACCGTCGCTGGTGATCGGAAGCGGGACCTACATCGGGCGTTTCGCGCACATCAACGCCTGGCAGCAAGTGGTGTTGGAAGACCACGTGCTGATCGCCGATCGCGTCTACATCAGCGATGCAGATCACAACTTCGGCGACCGGGATCTTCCCATCGTGCAGCAGGGAGACTCGTTCAAGGGTGCAGTCCTGCTGCGCTCCGGCTGTTG contains:
- a CDS encoding acyltransferase: MFSRVMTLLYSWMIGRRVASWGKRSRIRPPATVVGPGGIQVGDNVLIREYSWLNSKGRRSDGGPSLVIGSGTYIGRFAHINAWQQVVLEDHVLIADRVYISDADHNFGDRDLPIVQQGDSFKGAVLLRSGCWIGIGAVILPGVTVGRNAIVGANAVVTKDVPDYTIVAGIPAVRIREI